A region of the Roseobacter denitrificans OCh 114 genome:
GAAAGAATGCCACCAAAAAGGCAGATGGCTACGATGATCAGGCCAACTTCTACGCCGTCTAGACCGAAAAACATGGGCTTTGTCCCTTATACGTCACGCGCTTGAGGCGCTTGTTCTTGCGTTGTTGCGCGCCTTGTCAGTGCGTGCCCTCATAGGCTTCTTCACCATCGCCAAGGGTGTCCTTGTCGAGGTATTTGCCCGCGCTCTCCTCGCCTTCGCGCCACTCCTGGAAGGAGCGGAAGAACATGGCCATCGCCTGCAGGAACACCATCGCGGTGAACATGCACAAAAGCACCTTGAAGAGGAAATATCCGTTGAACCCGTTCGGGCTGAAGCCGATGGTTTCGACATTCCAGCGCAGCGCGCGGGACTTGTTCAGCAAACGGTCCAGCGTGTCAGATGCAGAAGGGTTGGGCACGATCAGGTGACGCCACATGAAGAACCAGCCGTAAAGCCAGATGATCACCGCGACGGGCATCATGAAAAAGAGCGCCCCGAACATGTCGATGACTTTCTTGGTGCGGAAACGCACCGAGGAATAGATCAGATCGACGCGCACATGACCGCCCTGAACGAAGGTGTAGGCCATGCACAGACACACGACCATCGCGTTGTAAAGCTTGAGTTCTTCGGCAAACCAGCTGATGTCGAACTGCAGCGGGATACCAAAGCCAAAGGAAATATCCGGGCGCGTGAAAATCCGCTGCATGAAGACGATGATGATCTGCTGGATCACCATCAAGAGCCCGGCCCAGGCAAAAAAGCGCCCCACCGTATTGGCGAAGCCTTCGAGCACGCGCACGTAGCCCCACATGATGTTGGCGCGCCATATCCCGATACTGAGCATCACGAGGAAAGCGGTAAACACGACAAAGAAGAATTCGACCGAACCGCCGTAGTAGACAAACCGCATGATCGCTTGCTTGTCCGACCAATCCAACCAGAGCGAGGGATGCGCGAGGGCGTAGAAAAAGTTGTAAAATGAAAGTGCGATGTTGGTCAAAAACCACAGCACGCCGTCCAGCAGGATTGCAAACCCGCCTGTCGTCGCCACTTCTTCTTCCATCTTCCCCCCTCGTTTGATCCCGTGTCCCGCGCGGGTCAAAATATGTTTTGGCTCAGTGTTAACCTGAGATGTCGATCATGCAAGGGGCAAGGTGAAGCCTGCCCCCTGCGGTGTCAGTGGCGCGCCTTACCCGGCGGACAGCACGCGGTTACGCTGCTCGACATAGAAGCTGTCCGACTTCAGAAGCCAGTCCGAGCTTTGCGCGAGCGATTCTTCGAACGAGCCACGGATTGTTGCAAAGAGCTCATCGCCCATGTTCTCATCCATGACGGTTTTGGACGCGGCCCCGAATGCATCCCAGACATCATCCGGGAACTGCAGCGTTTTCACGCCCTGCGATTGCAGACGCGCCAGAGCGGCACCGTTGTTTGCCAGCGTTTCGGCCAGCTGTGTATGTGTTGTCGCCATCGCCGCGTTCGAGATGATCGCCTGATGCGCTGGCTTGAGGTCGTTCCAGACGTCAAGGTTCACACCTGCCGCCAAAGCGGAGCCCGGCTCGTGGAAACCAGCGGTGTAGTAGACTTTGGCGACTTCCTGGAAGCCTGCGCGTTCATCGGCGAAGGGGCCAACCCACTCAAGACCGTCAAGCGCGCCGGAGGACAGCGCCTGATAAAGCTCACCACCGGGAATGTTCTGAACCGAAGCACCCAACTCGCCGAGCACCTTGCCGCCAAGACCCGGCATACGGAACTTCAGACCGTTGAAATCATCCGCCGAGTTGATCTCGTTGCGGAACCAGCCACCCGACTGCGACCCGGAGTTGCCCGCGATGAAGGATTTCAGGTTGAAGATCTCGCCCAGTTCGGTGTGCAGTTCATGTCCGCCACCGTGGTGATACCAGTTTGTGACTTCCTGCGCGGTGCCACCGAATGGCACGGCGGTGAAATAGGCATAGCCCGGGTGCTGACCGATGAAATAGTAATCCGCCGAGTGGTAAAGGTCCGCCTGTCCGGAGGACACCGCGTCAAACACCTCAAAGGCGCCAACCAGCTCGCCCGGCGCTTTCTTGTCGATTGTCAGTTGCCCATCGGACATCGCATCGACCATCTCATTGAAATAGGTTGCCGCGTCGTCCAGCACGGCAAAACCGCGGGGCCAGGATGTGACCATTGTCAGGGTGCGGTTGCCCTGTGCGTAGGCTGGTGCAGCCAGGGTCGTGGCCGCAGCGGCAGAGCCGCCAAGTGCAGATGTCTTCAGAAATGATCGACGATCCATAAAGATACTCCTCCCGATTGTAACGCCTGTCCGCTCCTTGTGGCGCACACGGCTTGTGAAGTGATCGCGAAAGTAGCGTGGTGAGCGCAGAAGGGAATACCTACTACTGCGTAGATTTCGAACCAAATCGACTGTTTGCTCACGTTTTGGGCGAGTTATTCTGCATCACACACCACAGACGCGCAGTGATTCTGGCCAAAGCGCGCCTTGCGGGTCTTTGATTCGCGCAACTTTCAACGTAGCAATAACGGATGATGCGGTTCCTGCCTGTTTTCCGGCCAAGCTACGCGCAAAAGCTGTCGCTTTTGGCCACGGTGCCCCTGATTGCGGCGGTGGCGGCCATTGCTGCTCTTGTGGCGTTTCAGTCGCGCGCCCTCGCCGAACGGGAAGTCCGCGCGCTGGAAACCCAGCTGATCCAGGCAAAGAAAGCCGAATTGCGCAATTACATCACGCAGGCGCGCAACGGATTCTACTTTATCTACGGCAATGCGGCACCCGACGATTCCGATGCCAAGAACCAGGTCGCACAGATCCTGTCGGCCATGATCTATGGCACCGATGGTTTCTTTTTCGTCTATGATTATGACGGCAACAGTCTGGTCAGCCCGCGCCAGACCGACCGGATCAATAAAAACTGGATGGATGAGACCGATACCGAAGGCACACCCGTCGTGGCCCGTCTGATCGAAATCGCGCGGCAAGGGGATGGATATCTGACCCATCAATGGCCCAAACCCTCGACCGGGGAAGACGCGCGGATGATCACCTATGTCACCAGCTTTCCCAGTTGGCGATGGGCGGTCGGCACGGGCGTGTTCATTGACGACGTATTGGCCACGGTGGCCATCGCGCGTGCCGAGGTTGAGGCGCGCGTGCAGCAGACGTTCATCTACATCGGGGCGATCACACTGGCCGCCCTGCTGGTCGTTTTCCTGACCGGCATGGTGCTGAACATCCGCGAACGCCGCCTTGCGGATGCCAAGCTGAAACGGCTGACCCAGCGGGTTCTGGACGCACAGGAAGAAGAACGCGGACGCGTGGCGCGTGAATTGCACGATGGCATCAGCCAGATCCTCGTCGGCGTCCGCTATGCGCTGGACACGGCCCGGCGCAAGCTGGAACGCGGTGATCCCACCGCGGCGGAGCCTTTGGGCAAGGGCATCGAAACACTGGGCGAGGCGATCTCCGAGGTGCGCCGCATCAGCCGCGATCTGCGTCCCGGCATGTTGGATGATCTCGGCCTTGGGCCGGCGATAAAGAACCTGACGGATGCCTTTGGCGAACGCACGGGTCTGGCCACTGAGTTCACGACAGTGGTTTTCCGCAACAGGCTCGATTCCGACGCGAAGATTGCGCTCTACCGTATCGCGCAGGAAGCACTCACGAATATCGAACGCCATGCGCGCGCCACGCGGGTCAGCGTTGATCTGCGCGGTCACGCGCGCGGTGCGACGCTGCGGATTGAGGACAACGGATGCGGGTTGAAAAACGGATCAACGCACCCCTCTCAAGGCCTTGGCCTGCGCAACATGCAGGAAAGAGTTGAGCAACTGGAAGGTGAGCTCAACGTCTACACCACCCGCTCGGGCACGGGCACGGTTGTTGAGGTGAGCGTTCCGCTGTCCCATCTGCTGCCCCCCGAACCCGAACCCCCACAGCCCAATCAGCAAAAGCAGACCGCATGACACAGACATCCCCGGACCCGATCAAGGTATTGATCATTGATGACCATCCGATGGTCGCCGAAGGAATCCAGTCGATTCTGGAAAGCTACGAGGATCTGAGCGTCGTGGGCAGTTGCAATTCCGCGCGTGACGCGATCGCGCGGCTCGACCATTTTGATCCGGATGTGATCCTGATGGATCTGAACATGCCGGATATGGGTGGGCTGACCGCGACCGAGATCGTGCTGGAACGCCGCCCCGGCACGCGCATCCTGATCCTGTCGATGCATGACAGCGCCGAATATATATCATCCGCGCTGAGCCATGGGGCCATGGGCTATATCCTCAAGGATGTACCGACCGACGAAATCAAACAGGCCATAGACGCCGTCATGGCAGGTGATCAATACCTCTGCACCGGCGCGCGCGGGTCGCTGCAACCCAAGGAAGGCGAGGCGCGCGAAGCGTTGACCGGGCGCGAGCAGACGATCCTGCTGCAACTTGCACAGGGTAAATCCAACAAGGATGTCGCCACAGCGCTGGATATTTCCGTCCGCACGGTCGAGACACACCGCAAGAACATCAAACGCAAACTGGGCATTTCCAGCACCGCCGGTCTGACCCGATATGCGATGGAGCATGGCGTGCTGCAGGGCACCGGCATCTGACGCGGTGCCATTGGCTGTTGGCGCGGCTTGACGC
Encoded here:
- a CDS encoding TRAP transporter small permease subunit, encoding MEEEVATTGGFAILLDGVLWFLTNIALSFYNFFYALAHPSLWLDWSDKQAIMRFVYYGGSVEFFFVVFTAFLVMLSIGIWRANIMWGYVRVLEGFANTVGRFFAWAGLLMVIQQIIIVFMQRIFTRPDISFGFGIPLQFDISWFAEELKLYNAMVVCLCMAYTFVQGGHVRVDLIYSSVRFRTKKVIDMFGALFFMMPVAVIIWLYGWFFMWRHLIVPNPSASDTLDRLLNKSRALRWNVETIGFSPNGFNGYFLFKVLLCMFTAMVFLQAMAMFFRSFQEWREGEESAGKYLDKDTLGDGEEAYEGTH
- a CDS encoding TRAP transporter substrate-binding protein; the encoded protein is MDRRSFLKTSALGGSAAAATTLAAPAYAQGNRTLTMVTSWPRGFAVLDDAATYFNEMVDAMSDGQLTIDKKAPGELVGAFEVFDAVSSGQADLYHSADYYFIGQHPGYAYFTAVPFGGTAQEVTNWYHHGGGHELHTELGEIFNLKSFIAGNSGSQSGGWFRNEINSADDFNGLKFRMPGLGGKVLGELGASVQNIPGGELYQALSSGALDGLEWVGPFADERAGFQEVAKVYYTAGFHEPGSALAAGVNLDVWNDLKPAHQAIISNAAMATTHTQLAETLANNGAALARLQSQGVKTLQFPDDVWDAFGAASKTVMDENMGDELFATIRGSFEESLAQSSDWLLKSDSFYVEQRNRVLSAG
- a CDS encoding cache domain-containing protein, which translates into the protein MMRFLPVFRPSYAQKLSLLATVPLIAAVAAIAALVAFQSRALAEREVRALETQLIQAKKAELRNYITQARNGFYFIYGNAAPDDSDAKNQVAQILSAMIYGTDGFFFVYDYDGNSLVSPRQTDRINKNWMDETDTEGTPVVARLIEIARQGDGYLTHQWPKPSTGEDARMITYVTSFPSWRWAVGTGVFIDDVLATVAIARAEVEARVQQTFIYIGAITLAALLVVFLTGMVLNIRERRLADAKLKRLTQRVLDAQEEERGRVARELHDGISQILVGVRYALDTARRKLERGDPTAAEPLGKGIETLGEAISEVRRISRDLRPGMLDDLGLGPAIKNLTDAFGERTGLATEFTTVVFRNRLDSDAKIALYRIAQEALTNIERHARATRVSVDLRGHARGATLRIEDNGCGLKNGSTHPSQGLGLRNMQERVEQLEGELNVYTTRSGTGTVVEVSVPLSHLLPPEPEPPQPNQQKQTA
- a CDS encoding response regulator transcription factor, with amino-acid sequence MTQTSPDPIKVLIIDDHPMVAEGIQSILESYEDLSVVGSCNSARDAIARLDHFDPDVILMDLNMPDMGGLTATEIVLERRPGTRILILSMHDSAEYISSALSHGAMGYILKDVPTDEIKQAIDAVMAGDQYLCTGARGSLQPKEGEAREALTGREQTILLQLAQGKSNKDVATALDISVRTVETHRKNIKRKLGISSTAGLTRYAMEHGVLQGTGI